One genomic segment of Ancylobacter sp. IITR112 includes these proteins:
- a CDS encoding VOC family protein: MTYLIRQMGHVVVSTPDPLAAAQDLAAVVGLRITEQAADAVYLSSNDRHHEVTYVRGAPSIIAIGLEAESPDAVDEVHRRAVSDGLTVLSDRPIGPHYDKAVRIVAPGNAIFEIHTPIARNQRRLYNYGGGPRPRRIEHINAFAPDTLAFGEFCEKTLAMKLSDKTADEGLRWYRAADGFHHTIAMGPGPSGLHHYAFDLHAMEDLMGIADNLARLDRALVWGPGRHGAGGNIFTYYADPNGCLVENSIELDRIDNDATYEPRSWDISEGLAGRWLNLWGTPPTPAFLRPGLAFAG, from the coding sequence TTGACGTATTTGATCCGCCAGATGGGGCACGTGGTCGTTTCGACGCCGGACCCGCTGGCTGCCGCTCAGGACCTTGCCGCGGTGGTCGGCCTGCGCATCACCGAACAGGCTGCAGATGCGGTCTATCTCTCCAGCAATGACCGCCACCACGAAGTGACCTATGTGCGCGGCGCCCCGAGCATCATCGCCATCGGTCTTGAAGCGGAAAGCCCCGACGCGGTGGACGAGGTGCATCGCCGGGCCGTCTCCGACGGCCTCACCGTCCTGAGCGACCGTCCGATCGGCCCGCATTATGACAAGGCGGTGCGGATCGTCGCCCCGGGCAACGCCATCTTCGAGATTCACACCCCGATCGCCCGCAACCAGCGCCGTCTCTACAATTACGGCGGCGGACCGCGCCCCCGGCGCATCGAGCACATCAACGCCTTCGCGCCGGACACGCTGGCCTTCGGGGAGTTCTGCGAGAAGACCCTTGCCATGAAGCTGTCGGACAAGACCGCCGACGAGGGGCTGCGCTGGTACCGCGCGGCCGATGGCTTCCACCATACCATTGCCATGGGCCCCGGCCCGAGCGGCCTGCACCACTATGCCTTTGATCTCCATGCCATGGAGGATCTGATGGGCATCGCCGACAATCTGGCCCGCCTCGATCGCGCGCTGGTGTGGGGCCCCGGCCGCCACGGCGCCGGCGGCAACATCTTCACCTACTACGCCGACCCCAATGGCTGCCTGGTGGAGAATTCCATCGAGCTCGACCGCATCGACAATGATGCGACCTATGAGCCGCGTAGCTGGGACATTTCGGAAGGGCTGGCCGGGCGCTGGCTCAACCTGTGGGGAACGCCCCCGACCCCGGCCTTTCTGCGGCCCGGCCTCGCCTTCGCGGGCTGA
- a CDS encoding fumarylacetoacetate hydrolase family protein: protein MKLIRFTVGGRTRLGKVVGDSVVDLTDAAEGCGNSMRSLLSALPTLRAALEAANSPLYALADVVLEAPIDDPQKFLAIGMNYKAHAEEAASAGIHVPDTQLWFNKQVSCITGPFSPVILPRESKQIDYEAEMGVVIGTRCRHVSRQEAPGVIAGYFVGNDVSVRDWQFRSPTFTLGKSFDTHGPIGPWITTADEVPDPHDLTLTLALNGEERQRTSTRDMIYDIFEQISYLSTVMTLEPGDILLTGTPANVGIATQTFMQPGDIVRVEVTGLGAIENMFIPEPVA, encoded by the coding sequence ATGAAACTCATCCGTTTTACCGTGGGCGGCCGGACGCGGCTCGGCAAGGTCGTGGGCGACTCGGTCGTCGACCTGACCGATGCGGCGGAAGGCTGCGGCAACTCGATGCGCAGCCTGTTATCGGCTCTGCCGACGTTGCGAGCGGCGCTGGAGGCGGCGAACTCCCCGCTCTATGCGCTCGCCGACGTGGTGCTCGAAGCCCCCATCGACGATCCGCAGAAATTCCTCGCCATCGGCATGAACTACAAGGCGCATGCGGAAGAGGCCGCCAGCGCCGGCATCCACGTGCCCGATACGCAATTATGGTTCAACAAGCAGGTGAGCTGCATCACCGGGCCGTTCAGCCCCGTCATCCTGCCGCGCGAATCCAAGCAGATCGACTACGAAGCCGAGATGGGCGTCGTTATCGGCACGCGCTGTCGCCACGTGTCGCGGCAGGAGGCCCCCGGGGTGATCGCCGGCTATTTCGTCGGCAATGATGTGAGCGTCCGCGACTGGCAGTTCCGGTCGCCCACCTTCACCCTGGGCAAATCCTTCGACACGCACGGCCCCATCGGACCGTGGATCACCACGGCGGATGAAGTGCCCGATCCGCACGATCTCACCCTGACCCTGGCGCTGAACGGCGAAGAGCGCCAGCGGACGTCCACGCGCGACATGATCTACGACATCTTCGAACAGATCTCCTATCTCTCCACCGTGATGACGCTGGAGCCGGGCGACATTCTTCTCACCGGCACGCCGGCCAATGTCGGCATCGCCACCCAGACCTTCATGCAGCCCGGCGACATTGTGCGCGTCGAGGTCACCGGGCTCGGGGCGATCGAGAACATGTTCATTCCGGAACCCGTTGCCTGA
- a CDS encoding GntR family transcriptional regulator — protein sequence MTSKSRTAETYERIKKDILDGRYLPNERLAIDRLSEGGKVSPGAVREALSRLTSDGLVVAEAQRGFFAAPVSAVDLRDLTEVRVEIEVRCLASAMEHRTLRWEADLIAAHHQLAMTPKSVGAGRDLRMNEAWSDLHAQFHAALVATCANSWWLKLRGQLFLQAERYRRLLAGTPSVGARDVDFEHERIMQAAIGHDTGVACSLLAEHLRKTASALLASRPPESTNLRWEPLTM from the coding sequence ATGACGAGCAAGAGCCGTACGGCGGAAACCTATGAGCGTATCAAGAAGGATATTCTCGACGGCCGCTATTTGCCCAATGAGCGTCTGGCCATTGATCGTCTGAGCGAGGGGGGCAAGGTCAGCCCGGGCGCCGTTCGCGAAGCGCTCTCCCGCCTCACCTCCGACGGGCTCGTCGTCGCGGAGGCGCAACGGGGCTTCTTCGCCGCCCCGGTTTCCGCCGTGGATCTGCGCGACCTGACCGAGGTTCGGGTCGAGATCGAGGTCCGCTGCCTCGCCAGCGCCATGGAGCATCGAACACTGCGCTGGGAGGCCGATCTGATCGCCGCCCATCATCAATTGGCGATGACGCCCAAGAGTGTCGGCGCGGGACGGGATCTTCGGATGAACGAGGCGTGGTCGGATCTGCATGCGCAGTTCCATGCCGCGCTTGTCGCCACCTGCGCCAATAGCTGGTGGCTGAAGCTGCGCGGGCAGCTCTTTCTCCAGGCCGAGCGCTATCGCCGCCTGCTGGCCGGCACGCCGAGCGTGGGCGCCCGCGATGTCGATTTCGAGCATGAGCGCATCATGCAGGCGGCGATTGGCCACGATACGGGCGTTGCCTGCAGCCTGCTGGCCGAGCATCTGCGCAAGACCGCCTCGGCCCTTCTGGCAAGCCGGCCGCCGGAAAGCACCAATCTGCGCTGGGAACCGCTGACGATGTGA
- a CDS encoding MFS transporter, which yields MAHVDAASSRLALIVGHTAGMIDMVSLPIWVGALLAGYGYTPAQAGGLVTAFLIGVVVASSALAPLFHRWPMRWVPALGFAGASLAFLGLWFAPGFSAFLVLHLSAGLCVGAALSATHGTIGRTRNPHRTFAFATIGFGIFGALFVVFAVQVIAATAPASLFLIFAGIMAIAATVMLILFPASEAPPPTPIAEPAPAAAAPRFKPAVWLLIAGLLGMNFNQSMNFSFVERVGIDQGWPASSVSGVLIAVALVSLLSAPLAVLLEKRLNPLHVGMAGALLQALLSLGVTSSPAFAGYAACACLIPFVMIFSHTFLFGLMSREEPTGRAVAANPAITMGGGALGPLMGGILVQTLGYGGLSAATAFVSTVVIATLLWAGGQMLARPVVTRRAVAKEPAR from the coding sequence ATGGCACATGTTGACGCCGCCTCTTCGCGCCTCGCGCTGATCGTTGGCCATACGGCCGGCATGATCGACATGGTGTCGCTGCCCATCTGGGTCGGCGCGTTGCTGGCGGGCTATGGCTACACGCCGGCGCAGGCTGGAGGGCTGGTGACCGCCTTCCTCATCGGTGTCGTGGTCGCCAGCAGCGCTCTCGCGCCCCTGTTCCACCGATGGCCGATGCGCTGGGTGCCGGCGCTCGGCTTTGCCGGGGCCAGCCTCGCCTTTCTCGGCCTCTGGTTCGCCCCGGGCTTTTCCGCGTTTCTTGTCCTGCATCTGAGCGCCGGCCTCTGCGTGGGCGCCGCGCTTTCGGCCACCCATGGCACCATCGGCCGCACACGCAACCCGCACCGCACCTTCGCCTTCGCCACCATCGGCTTCGGGATCTTCGGCGCCCTCTTCGTCGTGTTCGCGGTTCAGGTGATTGCCGCAACGGCGCCGGCGAGCCTCTTTCTCATCTTCGCGGGCATCATGGCGATCGCCGCGACGGTCATGCTCATCCTGTTTCCCGCGAGCGAGGCCCCGCCGCCGACGCCCATCGCAGAGCCGGCGCCAGCCGCAGCGGCGCCACGGTTCAAGCCGGCGGTCTGGCTGCTGATCGCCGGCCTGCTCGGCATGAACTTCAACCAGTCGATGAACTTCAGCTTCGTGGAGCGCGTCGGCATAGATCAGGGTTGGCCGGCGTCGTCGGTCAGCGGCGTCCTCATCGCCGTCGCGCTTGTCAGCCTGCTGTCGGCGCCGCTGGCCGTGCTGCTGGAGAAGAGGCTCAACCCGCTTCATGTCGGCATGGCGGGCGCCCTGCTCCAGGCGCTGCTTTCGCTCGGGGTGACGAGTTCCCCGGCCTTTGCCGGTTATGCGGCCTGCGCCTGCCTGATCCCCTTCGTGATGATCTTCTCGCACACCTTTCTGTTCGGACTGATGTCGCGGGAAGAACCCACAGGGCGAGCGGTAGCCGCCAATCCCGCCATCACCATGGGCGGCGGCGCGCTGGGCCCGCTGATGGGTGGCATATTGGTGCAGACCCTGGGCTATGGCGGCCTTAGCGCGGCCACGGCTTTCGTCTCCACCGTGGTCATCGCGACCCTGCTCTGGGCCGGCGGCCAGATGCTGGCGCGACCGGTCGTGACGCGGCGCGCGGTGGCCAAGGAACCGGCCCGCTAG
- a CDS encoding carbohydrate porin yields MTFNAKKTLMIAVAAAVLASGAPAQAQQDLLGDPDPDALSQPPAPAGPLTSVGEALRQIGIDMRLDFVNLYSNAPNFGYKTGQSGNYGFLIFDTTLNLSEHFKIRWQETVNTPVYNVEDYYFQLANGFFATLPVLDTATDLTRLTALGVFLDGNLEIEAGRMNMWPDFFRTEYCAGIGCIAQIRALVLNAPGNTLAEWGGRVSYNLSPTTVIGAVVTENNPDNWQTGNGWDWGEGNSDGYTAVAHIAQRENFMQNPLPLSYEIGAYRSSTPYYDALYNPGWGNPTFGPDPIVVQHDGGTNGIFAQLRKVVWSEPNGTPFPENIALYGGAFYTFGDGQAYPLEAYAGIEYGGFWAQNPMTSIGATIHYLGLSQERADYETNARLFFSGDYDPQPRDTYQIDVHARFGVSKFGILEVGAAYMINPNTTLLADYSSSRMKDGFVIYAGLYMDLGTLLGLSKPLMR; encoded by the coding sequence ATGACCTTCAACGCCAAGAAGACCTTGATGATAGCCGTCGCGGCGGCCGTGCTGGCAAGCGGCGCCCCGGCACAGGCGCAGCAGGATCTGCTCGGCGATCCCGATCCCGACGCCCTAAGCCAGCCGCCCGCGCCCGCCGGCCCTCTCACCAGCGTCGGCGAGGCCCTTCGCCAGATCGGCATCGACATGCGGCTGGACTTCGTCAACCTGTACTCGAACGCCCCGAATTTTGGCTACAAGACGGGCCAGTCGGGGAATTACGGGTTCCTGATCTTCGACACGACGCTCAACCTGTCGGAACATTTCAAGATCCGGTGGCAGGAGACCGTGAATACACCGGTCTACAACGTCGAAGATTACTATTTCCAACTGGCAAACGGCTTCTTCGCCACACTCCCCGTGCTCGACACGGCGACCGATCTGACGCGGCTCACCGCGCTTGGCGTCTTCCTGGACGGAAATCTCGAAATCGAGGCGGGCCGGATGAATATGTGGCCGGATTTCTTCCGGACGGAATATTGCGCAGGCATCGGATGCATCGCGCAGATACGCGCGCTGGTCCTCAACGCGCCGGGAAACACTCTGGCGGAATGGGGCGGCCGCGTCAGCTACAACCTCTCGCCGACGACCGTCATCGGCGCGGTGGTGACCGAGAACAACCCGGACAACTGGCAGACAGGCAATGGCTGGGACTGGGGCGAGGGCAATTCCGACGGCTACACCGCGGTCGCCCACATCGCGCAGCGCGAGAATTTCATGCAGAATCCGCTGCCGCTGAGCTACGAGATCGGCGCCTACCGATCCTCCACCCCTTACTATGACGCGCTCTACAATCCCGGATGGGGCAACCCCACCTTCGGTCCTGACCCGATTGTGGTGCAGCACGACGGCGGGACGAACGGCATCTTCGCGCAATTGCGCAAGGTGGTGTGGAGCGAACCCAATGGCACCCCCTTCCCCGAGAACATCGCGCTCTATGGCGGCGCCTTCTACACCTTCGGCGACGGCCAGGCCTACCCGCTCGAAGCCTATGCCGGCATCGAATATGGCGGGTTCTGGGCGCAGAACCCGATGACCTCCATTGGCGCAACGATCCATTATCTGGGCCTCAGCCAGGAACGCGCCGATTATGAAACCAATGCACGCCTGTTTTTCTCCGGCGATTACGATCCGCAGCCGCGTGACACCTATCAGATCGACGTTCACGCGCGGTTCGGCGTCTCCAAGTTCGGCATTCTGGAAGTGGGTGCCGCCTATATGATCAACCCGAACACGACGTTACTTGCCGATTATTCCAGCAGCCGAATGAAGGACGGCTTCGTGATCTATGCCGGCCTTTACATGGATCTCGGAACGCTCCTGGGCTTGTCCAAGCCGCTGATGCGGTAG
- a CDS encoding acetoacetate decarboxylase family protein: MTFKLQSGLRYRMPVVFGPAPGPRQKPGGGMWLPEETGRMNSEWMAITYLTAREKLEALLPPGFELRGEPLVCVSCAWFKNLYWLAGRGYGILSIDIPVTYYGRDETLEGSFCPVIWEGSPDAVLTGRDELGFSKLYADIAEISHGADGTTASCSASWLGFTFFDIALTELREEDAAPSLPGVGGGAAMYYKYVPRTSIGGSEGADVAYVTTPAPKREAGGKPDNITFDGFDFKRWSAKGSFQWHRATFEQLPLQAHIVNTLADLDILAITKVEMVAFSGPGIAVSLNTMRAIAPASHHQP; the protein is encoded by the coding sequence ATGACCTTCAAACTGCAAAGCGGCTTGCGCTATCGGATGCCGGTCGTCTTCGGACCGGCGCCCGGACCGCGCCAGAAGCCCGGCGGCGGGATGTGGCTGCCGGAAGAAACCGGCCGGATGAATTCCGAATGGATGGCCATCACCTATCTGACCGCCCGGGAGAAGCTGGAAGCGCTTCTTCCTCCGGGATTTGAGCTGCGGGGCGAGCCCCTCGTCTGCGTTTCCTGCGCCTGGTTCAAGAACCTCTATTGGCTTGCCGGCCGGGGCTACGGAATTCTGAGCATCGACATTCCCGTCACCTATTACGGGCGGGACGAGACGCTCGAAGGCTCGTTCTGTCCGGTGATCTGGGAAGGCAGCCCGGATGCGGTGCTGACCGGGCGCGATGAACTCGGCTTCTCCAAGCTTTACGCGGACATTGCCGAGATCAGCCACGGTGCCGATGGAACAACCGCCTCCTGTTCGGCCTCCTGGCTCGGCTTCACCTTCTTCGACATCGCCCTGACCGAGCTTAGGGAAGAAGACGCCGCGCCGAGCCTGCCCGGCGTCGGGGGAGGTGCGGCGATGTATTATAAATACGTGCCGAGAACCAGCATTGGCGGCAGCGAGGGCGCCGATGTGGCTTATGTGACCACGCCGGCCCCGAAGCGCGAGGCGGGCGGCAAGCCGGACAACATCACCTTCGACGGCTTCGACTTCAAACGCTGGTCGGCCAAGGGCAGCTTCCAATGGCACCGGGCGACGTTCGAGCAGCTGCCGCTGCAGGCCCACATCGTCAACACCCTCGCCGATCTCGACATTCTCGCGATCACCAAGGTGGAGATGGTCGCCTTTTCCGGGCCGGGCATCGCCGTCAGCCTCAACACCATGCGGGCCATCGCCCCTGCCAGCCATCATCAACCCTGA
- a CDS encoding MarR family winged helix-turn-helix transcriptional regulator, producing MKARPLPILPKLLRAIYWFDEALRATQVRMGQTPVTRAQAMLLINVALGERRPVRLARALGVTKQAVSLMLADLAAAGAIVMQPDPDDARASLVAFSPAGMSDLEVIFAALAEMETHLATVIGEDRMTVLRAILDMEWGSAPALTAPDTAKAPRAPESPAHTTAPRASRRKARR from the coding sequence ATGAAAGCGCGCCCCCTCCCCATCCTGCCCAAATTGCTCCGCGCCATTTACTGGTTCGACGAGGCCCTGCGCGCGACGCAGGTGCGGATGGGCCAAACCCCGGTGACGCGGGCGCAAGCGATGCTGCTGATCAATGTCGCCTTGGGCGAGCGCCGGCCGGTTCGCCTGGCGCGCGCGCTCGGAGTGACGAAGCAGGCAGTCAGCCTCATGCTGGCGGACCTCGCGGCGGCGGGGGCCATTGTGATGCAGCCCGACCCGGACGATGCGCGAGCCTCGCTGGTGGCGTTCAGCCCGGCCGGAATGAGCGATCTCGAAGTCATCTTCGCGGCGCTCGCGGAGATGGAGACACATCTCGCGACGGTAATCGGCGAGGACCGAATGACCGTGCTGCGGGCGATCCTCGACATGGAGTGGGGCTCGGCGCCCGCCCTCACCGCACCGGACACCGCCAAGGCGCCTCGCGCGCCCGAATCGCCCGCGCACACCACGGCCCCGCGCGCCTCGCGGCGCAAGGCTCGGCGCTGA
- a CDS encoding FAD-binding oxidoreductase, whose amino-acid sequence MPAFPRQAALRRHRPRTPDFGGLRASGLNVEEASLSAYLPARPTGREAPPLGVVRPRGTQEVAALVRWAREQGMALTTFSSAPGPRRRGATAEQPTLFVDLGGMDQMLKVDGQDAVAVIEPGVTFGALDALLAPQGLRAFKPLLPRAGKSVLASYLEREPTLQSSEQWDVVDPFGGAQLVFGTGETFRTGGAAISGSLDENWAAGLRYLTAVGPAGTDFLRVVQGSQGTLAILCWAAILCERLPLLEEACFVGADSLAPLARLSLELHRRRIGRATFIASGVHLAAVLETEPERIAEVAAGLPPFVLYVQLAACSEFPEERIAYQREDLAHLAAKAGLAAVDELGGRSAQEISALQARPPADDYKDRIAGAHRSVFFLTQLDRVERFVALAQERVARAPGVTLSVYVQPRLHGRNCHLEFVLAHDPDATFAVAAADGIAADLAEACCAQGGFFSRPYGAWAEMAFRRNSTILPLLRETKSIFDPDHILNPGRLGFQ is encoded by the coding sequence ATGCCAGCATTCCCCCGCCAGGCGGCGCTCCGGCGCCATCGACCGCGGACGCCCGATTTCGGCGGCTTGCGCGCCAGCGGGCTGAACGTCGAGGAGGCCAGCCTCTCGGCCTATCTGCCTGCGCGCCCGACGGGCCGCGAGGCCCCGCCCCTCGGCGTGGTGCGCCCGCGTGGCACGCAGGAGGTGGCGGCGCTGGTGCGGTGGGCGCGGGAGCAGGGCATGGCGCTGACGACGTTCAGTTCCGCGCCGGGCCCGCGCCGGCGCGGTGCCACCGCGGAACAGCCCACCTTGTTCGTCGATCTCGGCGGCATGGACCAGATGCTGAAGGTCGACGGCCAGGACGCGGTCGCCGTTATCGAGCCCGGCGTCACCTTCGGCGCCCTCGACGCCCTGCTGGCCCCGCAGGGTCTGCGTGCCTTCAAACCCTTGCTGCCCCGCGCCGGAAAATCGGTACTGGCGAGCTATCTCGAACGCGAGCCTACCCTGCAGTCATCCGAGCAATGGGATGTGGTGGACCCGTTCGGCGGCGCGCAACTCGTCTTCGGCACGGGAGAGACGTTCCGCACCGGCGGCGCCGCCATCAGCGGCTCGCTCGATGAGAATTGGGCGGCGGGGCTGCGCTACCTCACCGCTGTCGGGCCGGCGGGCACCGACTTCCTGCGCGTGGTTCAGGGTTCGCAGGGAACGCTGGCGATCCTGTGCTGGGCCGCCATTCTCTGCGAGCGGCTGCCGCTGCTGGAGGAGGCGTGCTTTGTGGGCGCCGACAGCCTCGCCCCGCTCGCGCGTCTCTCGCTCGAACTGCATCGCCGCCGCATCGGGCGTGCGACCTTCATCGCCAGCGGCGTGCATCTGGCCGCGGTGCTGGAGACCGAGCCCGAACGTATCGCGGAGGTGGCGGCGGGGCTGCCACCCTTCGTGCTGTATGTGCAGCTTGCCGCCTGTTCGGAGTTCCCCGAGGAACGGATCGCCTATCAGCGCGAGGATCTCGCGCATCTCGCCGCGAAGGCCGGGCTTGCGGCGGTCGACGAACTGGGCGGGCGTTCCGCGCAGGAGATCTCCGCCCTACAGGCCCGCCCGCCCGCCGACGACTATAAGGATCGCATCGCGGGCGCGCACCGCTCCGTGTTCTTCCTGACGCAGTTGGACCGGGTCGAGCGCTTCGTCGCCCTGGCGCAGGAGCGGGTCGCCCGCGCCCCTGGCGTGACCTTGTCCGTCTATGTCCAGCCCCGGCTCCATGGGCGCAATTGCCATCTCGAATTCGTGCTGGCCCATGACCCCGACGCGACCTTCGCGGTGGCGGCAGCCGACGGCATCGCCGCCGACCTCGCCGAGGCCTGCTGCGCCCAGGGCGGCTTCTTCAGCCGGCCCTATGGCGCCTGGGCCGAGATGGCCTTCCGTCGCAACTCCACCATCCTGCCGCTGCTGCGCGAGACGAAGTCCATCTTCGATCCCGACCACATCCTCAATCCCGGGAGGCTCGGCTTCCAATGA
- a CDS encoding bifunctional 3-(3-hydroxy-phenyl)propionate/3-hydroxycinnamic acid hydroxylase: MDFDVIIIGYGPTGKVLARKLLDGGHRVAIVERWPAAYPLPRAVGFDHEIMRMFHALGVSDAVEAISRPMEHYVWYNAEWKVLLDMDHAGGSISGGPGGYLFNQPDLERVLEADLAGRPGITLFTGHEALAVRDTGERAEVDIAPFQEGVAEKPAPTLTLTARYVVGCDGANSLVRETMGVPTRDLGFDESWLVVDILPKDSAQLQLPLAAQWCNPARPTTIISGGRTNRRWEFMLLPHETPDDFSSEESVWALLSRWVTPANATLIRKATYRFRSLVVDGWRSGRLLLAGDAAHRMPPFMGQGMCAGLRDAWNLSWKLDRVLRGASPESLLDSYEAERSPHVEAVIRISMGLGKVVCLPDPEAARQRDEAFFAGQVPPPPPFPPLVAGIIDGPSRVAGAGLLSPHDELESAGGRVRLDMAAADGFVLVSRMPVDHPALERQRIATVILDGTTLKDAAGRLTGFLNQLGVTAVLMRPDFYVFGSAATPQDIPALLDRLEETLCLARSADRAA, from the coding sequence ATGGATTTCGACGTCATCATCATCGGCTACGGCCCGACGGGGAAGGTTCTCGCGCGCAAGCTCCTGGATGGCGGCCACCGCGTCGCCATCGTCGAGCGCTGGCCGGCCGCCTATCCTCTGCCGCGCGCGGTCGGCTTCGATCACGAAATCATGCGCATGTTCCATGCCCTCGGCGTGAGCGACGCGGTCGAGGCCATTTCGCGGCCGATGGAGCACTACGTCTGGTACAATGCCGAGTGGAAGGTCCTGCTGGACATGGACCATGCGGGCGGCTCCATCTCGGGCGGGCCCGGCGGCTATCTGTTCAACCAGCCGGATCTCGAACGGGTGCTGGAAGCCGACCTCGCCGGGCGTCCGGGCATCACCCTGTTCACCGGCCATGAGGCGCTGGCGGTGCGCGATACGGGCGAGCGCGCCGAAGTCGACATCGCGCCTTTCCAGGAAGGCGTGGCGGAAAAGCCCGCCCCCACCCTGACGCTGACGGCACGCTATGTCGTGGGCTGCGACGGTGCCAACAGCCTGGTGCGCGAGACCATGGGCGTGCCGACCCGCGATCTCGGCTTCGATGAATCCTGGCTGGTGGTGGATATCCTGCCCAAGGATAGCGCGCAGCTTCAGCTCCCCCTGGCGGCTCAATGGTGCAACCCCGCCCGACCGACAACGATCATCAGCGGCGGGCGGACCAACCGGCGCTGGGAGTTCATGCTGCTGCCGCACGAGACGCCGGACGATTTTTCCAGCGAGGAAAGCGTCTGGGCGCTGCTGTCGCGCTGGGTAACGCCGGCCAACGCGACCCTTATCCGCAAGGCGACCTACCGTTTCCGCTCGCTTGTGGTCGATGGCTGGCGCAGCGGCAGGCTGCTTCTGGCTGGTGATGCCGCCCATCGCATGCCGCCCTTCATGGGTCAGGGCATGTGCGCGGGCCTGCGCGACGCCTGGAATCTGAGCTGGAAGCTCGACCGCGTGCTGCGCGGCGCCTCGCCCGAAAGCCTGCTCGACAGCTATGAGGCCGAACGCTCTCCCCATGTGGAAGCGGTAATCCGCATCTCCATGGGGCTCGGCAAGGTGGTCTGCCTGCCCGATCCGGAAGCGGCGCGCCAACGGGACGAAGCCTTCTTCGCCGGGCAGGTGCCCCCGCCGCCGCCCTTTCCACCGCTGGTGGCCGGCATCATTGACGGGCCATCGCGGGTAGCCGGAGCTGGCCTTCTGTCCCCGCATGACGAGTTGGAGAGCGCTGGGGGGCGCGTGCGGCTCGACATGGCGGCGGCGGACGGCTTCGTCCTGGTTTCGCGCATGCCGGTCGACCATCCCGCGCTGGAGCGGCAGCGTATTGCCACCGTCATTCTCGACGGCACGACGCTGAAGGATGCCGCCGGCCGGCTGACAGGCTTTCTGAACCAGCTCGGCGTGACGGCAGTACTCATGCGGCCGGATTTCTACGTCTTCGGCTCCGCGGCCACACCACAGGACATCCCTGCACTTCTGGACCGCCTCGAAGAGACACTCTGCCTCGCCCGCAGCGCCGACAGAGCCGCCTGA